The genomic stretch atccacaaatcTTCAcactacgaagatagaatcagaggatcaaattacaaagagattgtaaccccaaaatcattaaacacaaaatatattttgtacacgtattcttgtttcttgtttcaggaatttttcgtgtttacagaaATATCGGTACTTAAATCCAAACGTATAACAATTTGACCAAAACAAAGTAAATCCAATTGTATGGCAATGTCTAAATTCCTAAACTaagaaattaattataaaacaaaCATGCGCGTTTAAGCACGTTCACCACGGATCCTCCTAGCGAGCTGAACGTCCTTTGGCATTATGGTAACTCTTTTGGCATGAATGGCGCAAAGGTTGGTGTCCTCAAACAGTCCAACCAAATAAGCCTCCGCAGCTTCCTGGAGAGCAAGAATAGCATGGCTCTGGAACCTGAGGTCCGTCTTGTAGTCCTGTGCGAGTTCACGAACAAGGCGTTGGAATGGCAGCTTGCGGATCAGAAGCTCAGTGCTCTTCTGGTACTTTCGAATTTCACTGTAAGTTAACATAAAATTGAATTAGCACACGATTCAGGTaacaaaattcaagaacattCGCATACCAAAATTCAGGAACACGGTGCAGATAACGAAATTCAAAGAACATTACGATACatataataaaattcaagaaTTGCATTCAGAAGATTGAACTGAATTGATTTGAAAACATACCGAAGAGCAACGGTTCCAGGGCGGTAGCGGTGAGGCTTCTTAACTCCTCCGGTTGTAGGTGTTGATTTCCTTGCAGCctatacaaaattaaaacaattagcaACTTAGATGAAATAAACCGGGAAAAATCGCTtgcaattataattataattttctaGACATTAGAAACCCTAACGAAACGCACCTTGAAGGCAAGTGACTTCCTCGGAGCCTTACCGCCGGTGGATTTGCGAGCAGTTTGCTTCGTACGAGCCATTTCTTCACTATAAAAGACgcaaaagaatttgaaaatcaGAGTGACGAAGAACCGATCAGAAAGAAACACAAAGATTGCGAACTCAAACAAATTGGAAGATAACAAACTCGAACCTTTCGAGAGGGGAGAAACTAAGATTTTGATATTCACACTTCGTCAAGTCGCGAATGAGATAGAAGGAGGGAATGAGAAAACGGTTATTTATAGTGGTAGAGGCGGTTGAAAACGTGGGCTACAAGTCTTCGACAATAACTAGGGTTTggagggggattttaatttcaGAAATATCTTAATCCTCGTGATTTGTCTCTGATTGGTTGAATTGCTGATTCGCGGATTGCCAACGTAAATTATTTGTGTTTCTTTTGTGAGAGAATTTGTGAGGGATTCGTGATTAGGAAAGcttaacaaataaaagagataaaacaggaaaaaaaaaaagaaaaaaaagaaaaaaaaagaactggAAGTAACGAAAAGAAAACTGTCATGAACCCAGAAATCCACGTCGAGCACTAGAAATTATGAGAAGAAGATAAATCTTTCTTCTATTTTCGGTAAAAAaagtttatcaattttttttcactttatttGTTTTCTAGTGACTTTAACATTTAATTTTGCAATCACCTACCTATGGTTTTGGTTATCAGGCCCTCCCTCAGTCACTCACTACGAATGAATTTGGACGTGGAGACGAGGGCACTactggaaacaaaaaaaaaaaaaaaaaaaaaaaacttacgaGATGAACAAGAATTGACCCCTAAAACTAACAGTCGTCACAAATATATAAAGTGACGGAAGTTTGTCAGTAAAAAATAGTCGTGTTAATGCCGTTGGAAATACTTTTTTCCAACGACGAGAAACTTCCGTCAGTTAAATAGCTTTTCCCTGTCGACTATTGTACGACAATCCGGATAGCAAAGTTGCGTTgactattaaaattttcattttcattgatGAGATGAAAACCATCTTCTTTAATGATATAAAGGAATGATAGAAAGATAATAAGTGGTCTTCTATAATTGATGATAT from Pyrus communis chromosome 7, drPyrComm1.1, whole genome shotgun sequence encodes the following:
- the LOC137741044 gene encoding histone H3.3-like; this encodes MARTKQTARKSTGGKAPRKSLAFKAARKSTPTTGGVKKPHRYRPGTVALREIRKYQKSTELLIRKLPFQRLVRELAQDYKTDLRFQSHAILALQEAAEAYLVGLFEDTNLCAIHAKRVTIMPKDVQLARRIRGERA